Proteins encoded within one genomic window of Candidatus Hepatobacter penaei:
- the tkt gene encoding transketolase has protein sequence MALLTDSQLTRMAASVRLLSIDAIENAGSGHPGLPLGMADVMAVLWGEFLHVAPNHPEWPDRDRFVLSAGHGSMLLYSLLHVTGFEVSLADLKAFRTLHSRTPGHPEYGVTPGVEVTTGPLAQGLGHSVGMALAEALLRAEFGTDVCDHWTYVVAGDGCLMEGLSAEAISFAGHMKMSRLVVLFDDNRITIDGPTSLSTSENQRARFEAAGWHVVMVDGHNFASIRAGLQAAQAETAKPSLLMCRTVIGRGSPTKQGTAAAHGAPLGAEEAAVARASLGYGAAAPFAVPQDDLALWHGVKARGEAKRQAWQARQQADPHKAAAFVDRMERRLPAAWQAQVAEAFLKVWSPEHKATRQWSGQMLSCLLEVIPGLMGGSADLSPSNNTKTKAMEAVDGALHGGQYVHYGVREHLMAAAMGGMVLHGGYLPYGGTFLAFSDYMRPAVRLAALMNIPTHYVFTHDSIGLGEDGPTHQPVEHIESLRLMPNLFVFRPADGIETAECWMLMLKRTGPSALLLSRQKVSPLRRTLDLEATTARGGYVLSEASHAHQVTLVATGSEVSLAHEVRQQLEEQGVGVRLVSMPCRELFLEQEEAYQAEVLSWGQPVLRASIEAGATQGWRALLGVDALTFGVDGFGASAPHEALYAWLGLDVPSVVKAILARLASPRLNHASGG, from the coding sequence ATGGCATTGTTAACAGATTCCCAGCTTACACGCATGGCAGCAAGTGTGCGTCTTTTGTCTATTGACGCCATTGAGAACGCGGGCTCGGGGCATCCGGGGTTGCCGCTGGGCATGGCCGATGTGATGGCCGTGTTGTGGGGTGAGTTTTTGCATGTAGCGCCCAACCACCCTGAATGGCCTGATCGTGACCGCTTTGTGTTGTCGGCGGGGCATGGGTCGATGCTGCTTTACAGTCTTCTTCATGTGACGGGGTTTGAGGTGTCGCTAGCGGATCTCAAGGCCTTTCGCACGTTGCACAGCCGGACCCCTGGGCACCCTGAATATGGGGTCACGCCTGGGGTGGAAGTGACCACCGGGCCCTTAGCCCAAGGGTTGGGGCATAGCGTGGGCATGGCGTTGGCCGAAGCCTTGTTACGCGCCGAGTTTGGCACAGACGTGTGTGACCACTGGACCTATGTGGTGGCCGGGGATGGGTGTTTGATGGAAGGGTTGTCTGCAGAAGCCATCTCTTTCGCGGGTCATATGAAAATGTCACGGCTTGTGGTTCTTTTTGATGATAACCGCATTACCATTGATGGCCCCACATCGCTCAGCACATCAGAAAACCAGCGTGCCCGTTTTGAGGCGGCCGGTTGGCACGTGGTAATGGTGGATGGTCATAATTTTGCCTCTATCCGGGCAGGGCTTCAGGCTGCGCAGGCAGAAACCGCCAAGCCTTCACTTTTGATGTGTCGCACGGTGATTGGGCGCGGTTCACCCACCAAACAAGGCACTGCGGCTGCGCATGGGGCGCCCTTGGGGGCTGAGGAAGCCGCTGTGGCGCGGGCAAGCCTGGGATATGGCGCGGCGGCGCCCTTTGCGGTGCCGCAAGACGATCTTGCGTTATGGCATGGGGTGAAAGCACGTGGTGAGGCTAAGCGCCAGGCTTGGCAGGCCCGTCAACAGGCTGACCCTCATAAGGCCGCCGCGTTTGTGGATCGCATGGAAAGACGGTTGCCTGCAGCGTGGCAGGCCCAGGTGGCAGAGGCTTTTCTCAAGGTATGGTCGCCGGAACACAAAGCTACGCGGCAATGGTCGGGGCAGATGCTTTCGTGTTTGTTGGAAGTGATCCCTGGCCTTATGGGCGGGTCGGCGGACTTATCGCCATCTAATAATACAAAAACCAAAGCCATGGAGGCGGTGGATGGCGCATTGCACGGGGGGCAATATGTTCATTATGGCGTGCGCGAGCATCTGATGGCGGCAGCCATGGGCGGCATGGTGCTTCATGGCGGGTATCTGCCTTATGGGGGTACATTTTTGGCGTTTTCTGATTATATGCGGCCGGCGGTGCGTTTGGCGGCGTTGATGAATATCCCCACCCATTATGTGTTTACCCATGATTCCATTGGTCTGGGGGAAGATGGTCCCACGCACCAACCGGTGGAGCATATAGAATCGCTGCGCCTGATGCCCAACCTCTTTGTGTTCAGACCCGCCGATGGCATAGAGACAGCGGAATGCTGGATGCTGATGCTGAAGCGCACAGGCCCCAGTGCCCTTTTGCTGTCACGTCAAAAGGTGAGCCCCTTGCGGCGCACCCTGGATCTTGAGGCGACCACAGCCCGCGGGGGCTATGTGTTGTCAGAGGCGAGCCATGCACATCAGGTGACTCTGGTGGCCACAGGCTCGGAGGTGTCGCTGGCCCATGAGGTGCGTCAGCAGCTTGAAGAACAAGGTGTGGGTGTGCGTCTTGTGTCGATGCCGTGCCGCGAGCTTTTTTTGGAACAAGAAGAGGCGTATCAGGCGGAGGTTCTTTCTTGGGGGCAGCCTGTATTGCGGGCGTCTATCGAGGCAGGGGCTACCCAAGGGTGGCGGGCCCTTTTAGGGGTGGATGCGCTTACATTTGGGGTGGATGGTTTTGGGGCATCCGCGCCGCACGAGGCGCTCTATGCATGGTTAGGGTTAGATGTGCCGTCGGTGGTTAAGGCCATCTTAGCGCGTTTGGCCTCACCAAGGCTGAATCACGCCTCAGGCGGCTAG
- a CDS encoding RpiB/LacA/LacB family sugar-phosphate isomerase, whose amino-acid sequence MFESVSTARLLVMLGTFLVLSMVSVGAYNALKKAVRKHMPVVSTSPELMFKRVVMASDHRGQALQVTLAELPYKDVVLEKAESSASQESVDYPDKVPPVVRAVSSGNDVCGVLICGSGQGMAMAANRFRGIRAALCHDEQTARLARQHNNANVLVLGSGSTTPEHASAILRVFLSTPFEGGRHQPRIDKLDQLGD is encoded by the coding sequence ATGTTTGAATCGGTATCGACGGCGCGTTTGTTGGTGATGTTGGGCACGTTTTTGGTGCTCTCGATGGTGAGTGTGGGAGCTTACAACGCCTTAAAAAAGGCGGTGAGAAAACATATGCCGGTGGTGAGCACAAGCCCAGAACTTATGTTTAAACGCGTGGTCATGGCCAGTGATCATCGCGGCCAGGCGCTTCAGGTCACCCTGGCAGAGCTGCCTTACAAAGACGTGGTGCTTGAAAAGGCTGAAAGTAGCGCCTCGCAAGAATCGGTGGACTATCCTGACAAAGTGCCGCCGGTGGTGCGCGCGGTGTCGTCAGGCAACGATGTGTGTGGGGTGCTGATTTGTGGTTCAGGCCAGGGCATGGCCATGGCGGCCAATCGCTTTCGAGGGATTCGGGCGGCCCTGTGTCATGATGAGCAAACGGCGCGGCTGGCTCGTCAGCATAACAACGCCAATGTGTTGGTTCTGGGCAGTGGCTCCACCACGCCTGAGCATGCCAGTGCCATCTTGCGTGTGTTTTTGTCTACACCCTTTGAAGGTGGGCGCCACCAGCCGCGCATAGACAAGCTGGATCAGTTGGGTGACTAG
- the era gene encoding GTPase Era: MTSPKKCGFVALLGQPNAGKSTLLNAFLDTSLAAVSPKPQTTRFPIRGISVVQESQIVVVDTPGLLAKPQSRLEKSMIQAAQDAPFEADVVLVVVDVTKSKKQLARALAHIKGSRPRFWVALNKIDKIKKEELLTWAAAYDPEADRIFMISAAKKDGTKDLHHALADAMPEGAWLFEDDMLTTLPERLWAAEITREVLLRMLGQELPHKLYVETEQFTKASRGFVRIHQVIHVAEKNHKKMILGRAGQMIKEISTRARETMCERLGRKVHLFLYVRHTPLWEEKADFYRLVGLPFS, encoded by the coding sequence GTGACTAGTCCAAAAAAATGTGGGTTTGTGGCTTTGCTGGGGCAGCCCAATGCGGGCAAGTCCACCCTGCTTAATGCGTTTTTAGACACGTCGCTTGCGGCCGTGTCGCCCAAACCACAAACCACCCGTTTTCCCATTCGTGGCATCAGCGTTGTGCAGGAATCGCAGATCGTGGTGGTGGACACGCCGGGATTGTTGGCTAAACCGCAAAGCCGCCTTGAAAAATCCATGATCCAAGCAGCGCAAGATGCGCCTTTTGAGGCCGATGTGGTGTTGGTGGTGGTGGATGTGACCAAAAGCAAAAAACAACTCGCGCGCGCGCTGGCACACATCAAAGGATCGCGTCCCCGTTTTTGGGTGGCGCTCAATAAGATTGATAAAATCAAAAAAGAAGAACTGCTCACGTGGGCTGCCGCCTATGACCCAGAGGCAGACAGAATCTTTATGATTTCAGCTGCCAAAAAAGATGGCACAAAGGATTTGCACCATGCACTGGCAGACGCCATGCCCGAAGGGGCGTGGCTGTTTGAGGATGATATGCTCACCACGCTGCCCGAACGTTTGTGGGCCGCCGAGATCACGCGAGAGGTGTTATTGCGCATGCTGGGGCAAGAGCTCCCCCATAAGCTTTATGTGGAAACAGAACAATTCACCAAGGCCTCACGAGGGTTTGTGCGCATCCATCAGGTGATTCACGTGGCTGAGAAAAATCATAAAAAAATGATTCTGGGACGGGCGGGTCAGATGATTAAAGAGATTTCAACCCGCGCCCGCGAAACCATGTGCGAGCGTTTGGGGCGCAAGGTGCACCTGTTTCTTTATGTCCGCCACACCCCGTTGTGGGAGGAAAAGGCTGATTTTTACCGCCTGGTGGGGTTGCCGTTTTCATGA
- the recO gene encoding DNA repair protein RecO, translated as MREVCDDAYVLRARAYGDKRHLITLLSRDHGLVRVMWEGRTPYDMGTCVWAAYAPQGGKIPLARLERTETPYPSLAVTKTLMPEASRSLAALYEVCHLLPRVLAQGHPYPPLFEALARLMASARKADFAQAHMVFRFFLLKTLGYGIDFSHTWSQGLRLFCQKTGMFCAQETQDTLKVPSFFATFMPEASLALPVPLSEDALYKATIIADRCCQAYLSVDEGLIIRT; from the coding sequence ATGAGGGAGGTGTGTGATGATGCCTATGTTTTGCGCGCCAGGGCCTATGGCGATAAACGGCATTTGATCACGCTCTTGTCCCGTGATCATGGGTTGGTTCGGGTGATGTGGGAAGGGCGCACGCCTTATGATATGGGCACTTGCGTGTGGGCGGCCTATGCACCGCAAGGGGGCAAGATTCCGCTGGCCCGTCTTGAGCGCACGGAAACGCCCTATCCGTCATTAGCGGTCACAAAAACCTTGATGCCTGAAGCTTCCCGCAGCCTGGCAGCGCTTTATGAGGTGTGTCATCTGTTGCCGCGTGTATTGGCGCAGGGGCACCCTTATCCCCCTTTATTTGAGGCTTTGGCCCGCTTGATGGCCAGTGCCCGCAAGGCTGATTTTGCGCAGGCACATATGGTTTTTCGGTTTTTTCTGCTCAAAACGCTGGGGTATGGCATTGATTTTTCACACACATGGTCACAAGGGCTGCGGTTGTTTTGCCAAAAAACGGGCATGTTTTGTGCTCAAGAGACGCAGGACACTCTCAAGGTGCCTTCTTTTTTTGCCACGTTTATGCCCGAGGCCAGCCTAGCTTTGCCCGTCCCATTGAGTGAAGATGCGCTTTATAAGGCCACAATCATTGCTGATCGGTGTTGCCAAGCCTATTTGTCTGTGGATGAGGGGCTCATCATACGCACCTAA